A single window of Liolophura sinensis isolate JHLJ2023 chromosome 6, CUHK_Ljap_v2, whole genome shotgun sequence DNA harbors:
- the LOC135467312 gene encoding heat shock 70 kDa protein 12A-like: MAQSKPLLVVAIDIGTTYSGYAFSFQHEFLADKLKITTNKVWLDGDNHLQTSYKTPTSVLFDPDGHFHSFGYEAETKYSQLAKNKEEKNWLLFRRFKMSLYKSEISETMELESVSGQLLNALSVFAMSIQYLKEHFRRSLQQQVADSEIHYVLTVPAIWGEDAKQFMRKAAMQSGILGDQLAIALEPEAASIFCQSLLANSRSDDEFCDAGDISRNGSRYIVVDAGGGTVDTTVHEVMLSGDLKELHKASGGGWGGTQVDDQFTELLLKIFTVKVMKEFGKNHKSDWLDLEKEFEINKRRISSNDEQKFSFRLPASLHETFSSHSKCSLEDQVAESGLSEDVRFTGDKMRISGKVMQSLMKPTIQKIISHVETLMADPKCRGISHILLVGGFSESPFLQEEFRKNFRSVNVVTPLDAVLSVVKGAVIFGHRPGAIGIRLAAFTYGTDILSTFDDREHDPDKLIMIEGVRMCEDIFDRFVSVDEEVPHGMETSEHTLNPIYSGQTEMWLAVYKSTVTKPKYTTDPSCLKLGSFTVDMPDLTGEKKRKVGVKFIVGGTELKVKVHEKTTGKIFDAIFNFVTK, translated from the exons ATGGCCCAGTCCAAACCCCTTCTCGTGGTCGCCATTGATATCGGTACAACATATTCTGGCTACGCCTTCTCCTTCCAACACGAGTTTCTGGCTGATAAACTCAAGATTACAACCAACAAGGTTTGGTTAGATGGGGACAACCACCTTCAGACCTCGTACAAAACCCCGACATCTGTACTGTTTGACCCGGATGGACATTTCCACAGTTTCGGATATGAAGCGGAGACAAAGTACTCGCAACTCGCCAAAAACAAGGAGGAGAAAAACTGGTTGTTATTCCGTCGATTTAAGATGAGCCTCTACAAATCTGAG ATAAGTGAGACTATGGAGCTGGAGTCGGTGTCCGGACAACTTTTGAATGCCCTCAGTGTATTTGCCATGTCAATACAGTACCTTAAGGAGCATTTCAGACGAAGCCTTCAGCAGCAAGTGGCTGACTCGGAGATCCACTACGTGCTGACGGTACCTGCTATATGGGGCGAGGATGCCAAGCAGTTCATGAGGAAAGCCGCTATGCAG TCTGGCATACTTGGAGATCAACTGGCTATTGCACTGGAACCGGAAGCGGCCTCCATTTTCTGTCAGTCCTTATTAGCGAACAGCCGATCCGATGACGAATTCTGTGACGCAGGCGACATCTCGCGGAATGGATCTCGATACATTGTTGTGGACGCTGGAG GTGGTACTGTGGACACGACAGTGCACGAGGTGATGCTAAGCGGGGATCTCAAAGAACTACACAAAGCCAGCGGGGGAGGTTGGGGCGGCACTCAGGTAGACGACCAGTTCACCGAACTGTTGCTCAAGATTTTTACCGTAAAGGTGATGAAGGAGTTCGGCAAAAACCACAAATCGGATTGGCTGGATCTTGagaaagaatttgaaatcaataaacGGAGGATATCTAGTAATGATGAACAGAAATTCAGCTTCCGGTTGCCGGCTTCTCTACATGAAACGTTCAGCTCTCACAGCAAGTGCTCGTTAGAGGACCAAGTGGCTGAGTCTGGGTTATCCGAAGATGTTCGGTTTACAGGTGACAAGATGAGAATCAGCGGTAAAGTGATGCAGTCGTTGATGAAACCAACCATTCAGAAAATTATCTCTCATGTAGAAACACTAATGGCGGATCCCAAGTGTAGAGGAATTTCCCACATCTTACTGGTGGGTGGGTTTTCCGAATCGCCATTTCTCCAAGAGGAGTTCCGGAAGAACTTCCGTTCTGTGAATGTGGTCACTCCACTGGACGCCGTATTGTCTGTGGTGAAAGGGGCGGTGATATTCGGCCATCGGCCCGGTGCCATTGGAATCCGTCTGGCTGCCTTTACTTACGGAACTGATATCTTATCCACTTTTGACGATCGTGAACATGATCCTGACAAGTTAATTATGATTGAAGGAGTGAGGATGTGCGAGGATATATTTGACAGATTTGTTTCTGTTGACGAAGAAGTGCCACACGGTATGGAAACTAGCGAACATACCTTGAATCCGATTTACTCTGGACAAACAGAAATGTGGCTTGCAGTGTACAAATCCACGGTGACGAAACCCAAATATACAACTGACCCTTCATGTCTTAAGTTAGGTAGTTTCACAGTAGACATGCCGGATTTGACGGGAGAGAAGAAGCGTAAAGTTGGAGTGAAGTTTATAGTTGGCGGTACAGAGCTCAAGGTGAAGGTACACGAGAAGACGACCGGGAAGATCTTCGACGCCATCTTTAACTTTGTGACTAAGTAA